From the Malus domestica chromosome 17, GDT2T_hap1 genome, one window contains:
- the LOC103425790 gene encoding uncharacterized protein — protein MAIFLRRTLSFRNVLLLRSSALLSRELRQCNSASPHRVLSLPALEFVRESRRGFAKGRNKKKEDESAASTVEILPNMGPTIKANATSHMEAAIAALTAELSKLRTGRASPGMLDHIIVETGGVKLPLHQIAAVSVIDSKTLSINPFDPTALSNLETAIVESPLGLNPKVDGDRLITAIPPLTKEHVQAICKVVTKSAEDGKQSIRRGRQKAMDTIKKLTKNYPKDDLKRWEKEVDELTKKFVKTAEDLCKAKEKEISSG, from the exons ATGGCGATCTTTCTGAGACGCACGCTCTCATTCCGGAACGTCCTTCTCCTCCGTAGCTCCGCGCTGCTCAGTCGCGAGCTCCGGCAATGCAACTCCGCGTCACCGCACAGGGTTTTATCTCTTCCCGCCCTTGAATTCGTCAGAGAAAGCCGCAGAGGCTTCGCCAAAGGCCGCAATAAAA aaaaagaagatgaatCGGCTGCGAGTACAGTTGAAATTTTGCCAAACATGGGGCCGACGATCAAGGCAAATGCCACCTCGCATATGGAGGCGGCGATCGCAGCGCTAACGGCGGAATTAAGCAAACTGCGCACCGGAAGAGCATCTCCTG GAATGCTTGATCACATCATTGTGGAAACCGGCGGTGTGAAGTTGCCCTTGCATCAGATAGCCGCTGTTTCGGTCATTGATTCGAAAACTTTATCCATCAACCCTTTCGATCCCACG GCCTTATCGAACTTGGAGACTGCCATTGTTGAATCTCCATTGGGGTTAAATCCTAAAGTTGATGGGGACCGACTGATTACAGCAATTCCTCC ATTGACGAAAGAGCATGTTCAG GCTATTTGTAAAGTGGTTACCAAGTCCGCTGAAGATGGCAAACAAAGTATTCGAAGAGGTCGCCAAAAG GCAATGGATACGATAAAAAAGTTGACCAAAAACTACCCGAAGGACGACTTAAAGAGATGGGAGAAAGAG GTTGATGAGTTGACTAAAAAATTTGTCAAGACAGCAGAGGACTT
- the LOC103404532 gene encoding transcription termination factor MTERF5, chloroplastic, whose protein sequence is METFCAIRFAHFTAPLKVSFISTRTRLAFPQKLFFCQARFADSGVDGSFSLKLVSPALLAAEKEEARAVLTLFLKKQGLSPTVAARTINKSEHFVDHLVDRLHSVHKSRYLVGRELTTLEIREALIPYLEALLEEHEMFLVDVVESFPNEPVKEKPIVPVTKSQPSVDLNLKKLKAISRVSEIGTAGTLPPHIVYLLELGMDLDQIKGIARRFPSFAYYSLEGKIKPIVEFLLELGVPKSDIPSILNKRPQLCGISLSENIIPTMSFLEGLGVDKKQWAKVIYRFPALLTYSRQKVKTTIDFLYEMGLSAEMIGKVLTRCPNIISYSVEDKLRPMAQYIVSLGVDVGVLLHRSPTVFGLSIEANLKPVTQFFVERGYSMDEIGIMLSRYGALYTFSLAENLVPKWEFFLTMDYSKSELVKFPQYFGYSLEDRIKPRYALMKDCGVMLLLNQLLSLSGSNFDKALAKKIKKFHAGKDPNTSSDESEVEE, encoded by the exons ATGGAAACTTTCTGCGCTATCCGCTTCGCCCACTTCACAGCTCCACTGAAAGTATCGTTCATCAGCACCAG GACCAGACTTGCTTTCCCTCAGAAACTCTTTTTCTGTCAAGCGAGGTTTG CTGACTCGGGTGTAGATGGCTCGTTTAGCTTAAAATTGGTATCTCCAGCTCTATTGGCAGCTGAAAAAGAAGAAGCTAGGGCTGTCCTAACCTTGTTCCTAAAGAAACAAGGGCTTAGCCCTACAGTTGCTGCGAGAACCATCAACAAGTCAGAGCATTTCGTTGACCACCTGGTCGATAGACTTCATTCTGTGCATAAATCCCGGTATCTAGTAG GACGAGAGCTAACAACTCTTGAGATTAGGGAGGCCCTAATCCCTTACCTTGAAGCCCTTCTTGAGGAGCATGAAATGTTTTTGGTAGATGTGGTGGAAAGCTTTCCAAATGAACCTGTAAAAGAAAAGCCCATTGTACCAGTTACTAAATCTCAACCGTCTGTGGATTTGAACTTGAAGAAGCTAAAGGCCATTTCTCGAGTAAGTGAGATAGGCACAGCTGGGACGCTCCCACCTCACATTGTCTACCTTTTAGAGCTTGGCATGGATCTTGATCAAATCAAGGGAATTGCACGCAGATTTCCATCTTTTGCGTATTACAGTTTGGAGGGGAAAATAAAACCGATTGTTGAGTTTCTTCTCGAACTTGGGGTCCCAAAATCTGATATCCCATCAATCCTTAACAAGAGGCCACAGTTGTGTGGAATCAGTCTATCCGAGAATATTATACCTACCATGAGTTTCTTGGAAGGCCTGGGTGTAGACAAGAAACAATGGGCAAAAGTGATTTACCGCTTTCCAGCGCTTCTCACTTACAGTAGGCAGAAGGTGAAGACAACTATAGATTTCCTATATGAAATGGGACTTTCAGCTGAGATGATAGGTAAGGTTTTGACGCGCTGTCCGAATATTATAAGTTACAGTGTAGAGGACAAGTTACGGCCAATGGCTCAGTACATTGTCTCATTGGGGGTGGATGTTGGTGTTCTGCTCCATCGATCTCCCACGGTTTTTGGTCTTAGTATTGAGGCCAACTTGAAGCCTGTAACACAATTTTTCGTTGAGAGGGGATACAGTATGGATGAAATTGGGATCATGCTTTCAAGATACGGAGCTCTGTATACTTTCAGCTTGGCAGAGAATCTGGTACCGAAATGGGAGTTCTTTTTGACCATGGATTATTCGAAATCAGAGCTGGTTAAATTTCCTCAGTATTTCGGTTACAGTTTGGAAGACAGGATCAAACCAAGATATGCACTTATGAAGGATTGTGGAGTGATGCTGCTGCTGAACCAGTTGTTATCGCTGTCCGGTAGTAACTTTGATAAGGCTCTTGCAAAGAAGATAAAGAAATTTCATGCCGGGAAAGATCCAAATACAAGCAGCGATGAATCGGAGGTTGAAGAATGA